A single genomic interval of Nerophis ophidion isolate RoL-2023_Sa linkage group LG11, RoL_Noph_v1.0, whole genome shotgun sequence harbors:
- the LOC133562393 gene encoding uncharacterized protein LOC133562393 produces MSLTMTRSDGVTVMTLTSDPKSRWPPLCQILCGLCYSPFCCSVSQHLRAAMGTSQSTLGALHIMVGLLHIGLGTILLCTGPASWWQMEETAFPEWLGGLFMLFGIVCILSEKYPSPCLVTVNVMLNMLGTAFAITAIVLYSLNVANINLWRWCDPDQDQYDWGRRPTPKSTMSPSDELMKERCLEGKYLFVMLVRGIHGVLIVLAVLELCLTISCCVLSIKALKRNNQPMKSQDAEKYSPLLEEDPPHA; encoded by the exons ATGTCTTTGACCATGACACGATCTGATGGGGTCACCGTCATGACGCTGACCTCCGACCCCAAGAGTCGTTGGCCTCCACTCTGCCAGATCCTGTGCGGGCTGTGCTACAGCCCCTTCTGCTGCTCAGTGTCCCAGCACCTCAGGGCGGCCATGGGGACGTCCCAGTCCACACTCGGG GCGCTTCATATAATGGTGGGCTTGCTCCACATCGGCCTGGGAACCATCCTCCTGTGCACGGGACCTGCCTCCTGGTGGCAGATGGAGGAAACTGCATTCCCTGAGTGGCTGGGAGGATTG TTCATGTTATTCGGCATCGTCTGCATTTTGTCCGAGAAGTACCCGAGTCCATGTCTG GTGACTGTCAACGTGATGTTGAACATGCTGGGCACGGCCTTTGCCATCACTGCCATCGTACTCTACAGCCTCAACGTGGCAAACATCAACTTGTGGCGCTGGTGTGACCCTGACCAGGACCAGTATGACTGGGGGAGAAGACCCACCCCCAAGTCCACCATGAGCCCCAGTGATGAGCTAATGAAGGAGCGATGCTTGGAGGGGAAATATCTATTTGTG ATGCTGGTGAGAGGCATCCACGGGGTCCTGATAGTGCTGGCTGTCCTGGAGCTCTGCCTGACCATAAGCTGCTGTGTGTTGTCCATCAAGGCTCTCAAGCGCAACAACCAGCCCATGAAG AGCCAGGATGCTGAGAAGTACAGCCCACTTCTGGAGGAAGACCCCCCTCATGCCTGA